The following proteins are encoded in a genomic region of Microtus ochrogaster isolate Prairie Vole_2 chromosome 5, MicOch1.0, whole genome shotgun sequence:
- the LOC101986143 gene encoding LOW QUALITY PROTEIN: olfactory receptor 1537-like (The sequence of the model RefSeq protein was modified relative to this genomic sequence to represent the inferred CDS: substituted 1 base at 1 genomic stop codon): MKNIAAGNHXTVNEFFLAGLSEKAELQMPLFLLFTGIYVVTVAGNLGMITLIAFSSHLHNPMYYFLSSLSFIDFCQSTVVTPKMLMSFLAEKNLISYCGCMIQLYFFIIFGIAESYTLAAMAYDRYVAICKPLLYNVTMSYQIYSSLISGVYIFSVFNASVHTGFMIRIQFCKLDVINHYFCDLLPLLKLAYSNTFINESLILIFSIVNIFVPTLTITASYISIIANILRIKSTEGRSKAFSTCSSHISAVAVFFGSAAFMYLQPSSVNSMDQGKVSSVFYTTVVPMLNPLIYSLRNKDVSVALKKILQRKKFMFQK; the protein is encoded by the coding sequence ATGAAGAACATAGCAGCAGGAAACCATTGAACAGTAAATGAGTTCTTCTTGGCTGGACTCTCAGAGAAAGCAGAACTCCAGatgcccctcttcctcctcttcactggAATCTATGTGGTCACTGTAGCAGGGAATCTGGGCATGATCACACTGATTGCGTTCAGTTCCCATCTGCACAACCCCATGTACTATTTCCTCAGCAGTCTGTCCTTCATTGACTTCTGTCAGTCCACTGTGGTTACTCCTAAAATGCTGATGAGCTTTTTGGCAGAGAAGAACCTTATCTCCTACTGTGGGTGCATGATTCAGCTCTATTTCTTTATCATATTTGGCATAGCGGAGAGTTACACATTAGCTGCAATGgcatatgaccgctatgtggccatctgtaaACCCCTGCTATACAATGTAACCATGTCCTATCAGATTTATAGTTCCTTGATTTCTGGAGTGTATATTTTTAGTGTGTTCAACGCATCAGTTCACACGGGCTTCATGATAAGGATTCAGTTCTGCAAGTTAGATGTTATCAACCACTATTTCTGTGATCTTCTTCCCCTCTTGAAGCTTGCATACTCTAATACCTTTATTAATGAATCTTTGATTCTAATATTTAGTATAGTGAACATCTTTGTCCCAACTCTCACCATTACTGCTTCCTACATCTCTATTATTGCCAACATCCTCAGGATTAAATCCACAGAAGGCAGGTCCaaagccttcagcacctgcagctcccacatcTCTGCTGTTGCTGTCTTCTTTGGTTCTGCTGCATTCATGTACTTACAGCCATCATCAGTGAATTCGATGGACCAAGGAAAAGTGTCATCCGTGTTTTATACTACTGTTGTTCCCATGCTGAACCCATTGATCTACAGCCTGAGAAATAAGGATGTCAGTGTTGCCTTGaagaaaatacttcaaagaaaaaaattcatgtttcAGAAGTAA
- the LOC101986719 gene encoding olfactory receptor 1537-like: MTNMAAGNHCTVTEFYLAGLSEKPELQMPLFLLFTGIYVFTVAGNLGMITLIVFSSHLHNPMYYFLSSLSFIDFCQSTVVTPKMLMSFLAEKNLISYCGCMIQLYFFIIFGIAECHTLGVMAYDRYVAICNPLLYNVTMSYQISSGLISGVYVFSVFSASVLTCFALKTRFHESGVINHYFCDLSPLLKLACSNTYISELLILVFGTVNIFVPILTIITSYISIITSIMHIRSTEGRSKAFSTCSSHISAVAVFYVSAAFVYLQPSSVSSMDQGKVSSVFYTTVVPMLNPLIYSLRNKDVSVALKKIFQRKIFISSSNVKIPQDFPPSILVCQVYKF; the protein is encoded by the exons ATGACGAATATGGCAGCAGGGAACCATTGCACAGTGACTGAGTTCTACTTGGCTGGACTCTCAGAGAAACCAGAACTCCAAatgcccctcttcctcctcttcactggAATCTATGTGTTCACGGTAGCAGGGAATCTGGGCATGATCACACTGATTGTGTTCAGTTCCCATCTGCACAACCCCATGTACTATTTCCTCAGCAGTCTGTCCTTCATTGACTTCTGTCAGTCCACTGTGGTTACTCCTAAAATGCTGATGAGCTTTTTGGCAGAGAAGAACCTCATCTCCTATTGTGGGTGCATGATTCAGctctatttctttatcatttttggtATTGCAGAGTGTCACACACTAGGTGTAATGgcatatgaccgctatgtggccatctgtaaCCCCTTGCTTTACAATGTAACCATGTCCTATCAAATTAGCAGTGGCCTGATTTCAGGAGTGTATGTTTTTAGTGTGTTCAGTGCTTCAGTTCTCACATGCTTTGCATTAAAGACTCGGTTCCATGAGTCAGGTGTTATCAACCACTATTTCTGTGATCTTTCTCCCCTCTTGAAGCTTGCATGCTCTAATACCTATATCAGTGAATTGTTGATTCTAGTTTTTGGTACAGTGAACATCTTTGTCCCTATTCTCACAATTATTACATCCTATATCTCCATCATTACCAGCATCATGCATATCCGTTCCACTGAGGGCAGGTCCAAAGCCTTCAGCACCTGTAGCTCCCACATCTCTGCTGTTGCTGTCTTCtatgtttctgctgcatttgtgtaCTTACAGCCATCATCAGTCAGCTCCATGGACCAAGGGAAAGTGTCATCCGTGTTTTATACTACTGTTGTTCCCATGCTGAACCCATTGATTTACAGTCTGAGGAATAAGGATGTCAGTGTTGccttgaagaaaatatttcaaagaaaaattttcat CTCTTCATCTAATGTTAAAATCCCCCAAGATTTTCCACCTTCTATATTGGTGTGCCAAGTATACAAATTTTGA